A stretch of the Polluticoccus soli genome encodes the following:
- a CDS encoding ExbD/TolR family protein, which yields MNLRKHLRDKPETHASALNDILFVLLLFFLIISTLANPNVVKLSIPKAESDTKAKQTVVVSIDPQQRFFVGTHSTSQDSLQSAINGIVARSQDAEPTVVINADKQASAESIVAVMKAAKALNLKTVLAVDKE from the coding sequence ATGAACTTAAGAAAGCATTTGCGCGATAAGCCAGAGACCCATGCGTCAGCACTAAACGACATCCTGTTCGTTCTCCTGCTGTTTTTCCTGATTATTTCCACTTTGGCCAATCCCAATGTTGTTAAACTGTCTATTCCTAAGGCAGAAAGCGATACCAAAGCAAAACAGACCGTAGTCGTGTCCATTGATCCGCAGCAGCGGTTCTTTGTCGGTACACATTCTACCTCGCAAGACTCATTACAGAGCGCAATCAATGGTATAGTTGCCCGTTCACAAGATGCCGAACCCACAGTCGTGATCAATGCCGATAAACAAGCAAGCGCCGAAAGTATAGTGGCTGTAATGAAAGCTGCAAAAGCACTTAACCTTAAGACAGTGCTGGCCGTAGATAAAGAATAG
- a CDS encoding MotA/TolQ/ExbB proton channel family protein, whose translation MSLFSLLLQIDTAAATANAIATPQDEISLIYLLKEGGIMMIPLLLCSIILVYVFVERLSVIRKAGEIDGGFMPRIREKVTKGDLQGARTLARGTQGPVARMIDKGISRVGKPIDHIEKSMENAGKLEVYHMEKNLSVLSTIAGIAPMFGFLGTIAGMIILFFDIQHKGFSLESIAGGIYTKMVTSAVGLIIGLLAYIAHNYLNAQINKNVNKMETASVEFLDILQEPAH comes from the coding sequence ATGTCGTTATTCTCTTTACTACTACAAATAGATACCGCGGCAGCAACAGCTAATGCCATTGCTACTCCGCAGGACGAGATATCACTGATCTACCTGCTGAAAGAAGGCGGGATAATGATGATACCACTCCTACTGTGTTCCATCATTTTGGTGTATGTATTTGTTGAGCGCCTTTCTGTGATCAGGAAAGCTGGTGAGATCGATGGCGGGTTTATGCCACGCATACGCGAAAAGGTAACTAAAGGCGACCTCCAAGGCGCCCGAACGCTTGCTCGTGGCACTCAAGGACCCGTAGCCAGAATGATAGATAAAGGTATTAGCCGCGTGGGCAAACCGATCGACCATATCGAGAAATCGATGGAAAACGCTGGTAAACTGGAAGTATACCATATGGAGAAGAATCTATCAGTTCTTTCTACGATTGCCGGGATTGCCCCCATGTTTGGCTTCCTTGGTACGATCGCAGGAATGATCATCCTGTTCTTCGATATACAGCACAAAGGCTTCTCATTGGAAAGCATTGCCGGTGGTATCTACACTAAGATGGTAACATCTGCCGTTGGTCTGATCATTGGTTTGTTGGCCTATATAGCGCACAACTACCTAAACGCACAGATCAATAAGAATGTAAATAAGATGGAAACTGCTTCGGTGGAATTCCTTGATATATTACAAGAACCAGCGCACTAG
- a CDS encoding FKBP-type peptidyl-prolyl cis-trans isomerase, translated as MQQVKSGDTVRVHYHGKLTDGSTFDSSDGRDPLEFKVGSGQVIKGFDDALVNMAIGEKKTVNIPVDQAYGHRNDDMMMEYPKSEFPADMAPEAGMELQMSDNQGHIFPVVIAEVKDEVVILDANHPLAGQDLVFEIELVSIA; from the coding sequence ATGCAACAAGTTAAAAGCGGTGATACAGTTCGTGTTCATTACCATGGTAAATTAACTGATGGTTCAACTTTCGACAGTTCAGATGGCCGTGATCCACTGGAATTCAAAGTTGGAAGTGGTCAGGTTATCAAAGGTTTTGACGATGCTTTGGTGAACATGGCGATCGGCGAAAAGAAAACCGTTAATATACCTGTAGACCAGGCATACGGTCACCGCAACGACGATATGATGATGGAGTATCCTAAAAGCGAATTCCCTGCTGACATGGCTCCAGAAGCTGGCATGGAATTGCAAATGAGCGACAACCAGGGTCATATCTTCCCTGTTGTCATCGCTGAAGTAAAAGACGAAGTAGTAATACTGGATGCTAACCACCCGCTGGCTGGCCAGGACCTGGTATTCGAGATCGAACTGGTATCGATAGCATAA
- a CDS encoding TetR/AcrR family transcriptional regulator, translating into MEYNEKQLQILKIAEELFALHGFDGTSVRDIAREADVNVAMISYYFGSKEKLLSAIFQRRAETVKLEIESLLGNKDLDPLEKIFKLIDTFIEKVISQQSYYKLMICLQVTETEGSILEALDATKRRNHELIKKLVQEGQDAGVFKQNIDVPMMMTTLFGTANQFVSTQKFYRRISNLEHLSEEEFQKHLKEKLNTHLKGLFKATLTNE; encoded by the coding sequence ATGGAATACAACGAAAAACAGCTGCAGATACTTAAGATAGCCGAAGAGCTCTTTGCGCTGCATGGTTTCGACGGTACATCCGTACGGGATATAGCCCGTGAAGCTGATGTAAATGTGGCCATGATCTCGTACTATTTCGGTTCAAAGGAAAAACTGCTGAGCGCCATTTTCCAGCGCCGTGCCGAAACGGTGAAACTGGAGATCGAGAGCTTGTTGGGCAACAAAGACCTGGATCCTCTAGAAAAGATCTTTAAGCTGATAGATACGTTTATTGAGAAAGTAATCTCCCAACAGAGTTATTACAAGCTGATGATCTGCCTACAGGTCACAGAAACAGAAGGGTCTATCCTCGAGGCCCTGGATGCAACAAAACGCCGCAACCATGAGCTTATTAAAAAACTGGTGCAGGAGGGACAAGATGCAGGCGTTTTCAAGCAAAACATCGATGTACCGATGATGATGACCACCCTGTTTGGCACTGCTAACCAGTTTGTGTCTACCCAGAAATTCTATAGAAGGATCAGCAACCTGGAGCACCTGTCAGAAGAAGAATTTCAAAAACACCTCAAGGAAAAACTAAACACACATTTAAAAGGCCTTTTTAAAGCAACACTGACCAATGAATAG
- a CDS encoding TolC family protein, with protein MNSRQILTAIVAVIGLMTGFDAVGQETRKLSLSEAIQLSLQNSNQLKLQQAKVTEATAALREAKERRLPDLSITGSYMRLNKPTLDLKTQSPQQGEGGGSTGGNSLSSIEVKQVGYGMANLSLPVFAGFRIQNGIDAAKYLEKAAKLDAQKDRADVIENTIAAYSNLYKAKEALDLVKENLKQSQQRVADFSNLEKNGLLARNDLLKAQLQQSNVELALLDAENAWKLTNISMNLMLGLAENTDLVPDGAEFKSPNEVDGYTTWESKAMENRADIAASEMRIKAANSGVKAAKGEYYPSLALTGGYIGANIPDVLTLTNALNAGVGVKYSPSSLWKTGSKVAQAKAQLQQVKMGQNLLTDNVRLQTAQAYQNFLSSKKKIEVYAKAVEQATENYRIVKNKHTNNLATTTDLLDADVAQLQARLNQAVAEAEAMVSYNKLLQTAGVLTPEITNK; from the coding sequence ATGAATAGTAGACAAATCTTAACAGCAATTGTTGCGGTTATCGGCCTGATGACCGGATTCGATGCTGTAGGACAAGAAACACGAAAACTTTCACTTAGCGAGGCAATACAACTGAGCTTGCAAAACAGCAACCAGTTAAAACTGCAGCAAGCGAAAGTGACAGAAGCGACCGCTGCTTTGCGCGAAGCAAAAGAGAGAAGATTACCCGACCTATCGATCACCGGCTCGTATATGAGACTGAACAAGCCAACACTTGATCTGAAAACGCAATCTCCTCAACAAGGGGAAGGCGGTGGTAGCACTGGAGGTAACAGCCTTTCATCAATAGAGGTTAAACAAGTTGGTTACGGGATGGCCAATCTCTCGTTACCGGTATTTGCGGGCTTTAGGATACAAAACGGCATAGACGCAGCAAAGTACCTGGAAAAAGCAGCAAAGCTCGACGCACAGAAAGATCGCGCGGATGTAATTGAGAACACAATCGCTGCCTACAGCAACCTATATAAGGCTAAAGAAGCGCTGGACCTCGTAAAAGAAAACCTGAAACAATCGCAACAACGAGTTGCTGATTTCAGCAACCTTGAAAAGAATGGCTTGTTGGCAAGGAATGACCTGTTGAAAGCACAACTGCAGCAGTCTAACGTAGAACTGGCATTGCTGGATGCAGAGAATGCATGGAAACTCACCAACATCTCTATGAACCTGATGCTGGGCCTGGCTGAAAACACAGACCTGGTTCCTGATGGTGCTGAATTCAAATCGCCAAACGAGGTTGACGGGTATACTACATGGGAATCAAAAGCCATGGAAAACCGCGCCGACATTGCTGCTTCTGAGATGAGGATCAAAGCTGCAAATTCGGGTGTGAAAGCAGCAAAAGGTGAATACTACCCTTCGCTGGCGCTAACAGGCGGTTATATAGGCGCAAACATCCCTGACGTACTTACACTAACCAACGCGTTGAATGCGGGTGTTGGAGTAAAATACAGTCCTTCATCACTCTGGAAAACAGGCTCAAAGGTAGCCCAGGCAAAGGCACAGCTGCAGCAAGTGAAAATGGGCCAAAACCTGCTTACGGACAATGTAAGACTACAAACAGCACAGGCCTATCAAAACTTCCTTTCTAGTAAAAAGAAGATAGAAGTATATGCTAAAGCCGTTGAGCAAGCCACCGAAAACTATAGGATCGTTAAGAACAAACACACTAACAACCTCGCTACTACTACCGATCTGCTGGATGCCGACGTAGCCCAGCTACAGGCCAGGCTTAACCAGGCGGTGGCAGAAGCGGAGGCCATGGTATCGTACAATAAACTATTACAAACAGCAGGTGTATTAACGCCTGAGATCACAAACAAATAA
- the recG gene encoding ATP-dependent DNA helicase RecG, which yields MFVGKHTTISNLASILSSPVEYLKGVGPQKGEMLRKELEIATFEDLLHHYPYRYFDRSKLDKVASINQNTEYVQLVGTLINIYEEGTGRKHRLTATLYDDTGKIELIWFQGAQWMKKSLRDHERYIVFGKVSFFNGVPNIAHPEIELLSSETAVAQMQPVYPTTEKLKAKGISNRSFAKITQSLFEKVRPGDIPEILPVDILSHYRLCSRYQAIRWIHFPDSEEHMQAARYRLKWEELFASQLQIAQLRLQHTIQPGYKFEKVGDHFNGFYKEHLPFQLTGAQKRVLKEIRHDTATGKQMNRLVQGDVGSGKTIVAVMSMLLAMDNGFQACLMAPTEILAQQHYQGVKGLLENMGVPVAILTGTVKGKDRKDILKGLADGSIPIVIGTHALIEESVQFANLGLAVIDEQHRFGVGQRARLWKKNERAPHVLVMTATPIPRTLAMTLYGDLDVSVIDELPPGRQEIKTVHRNEMRRAFVMDFIRTEINKDRQAYIVYPLIEESEKVDYESLLAGYEQVKVFFPEDKYKISMVHGKQEAALRQRNMERFVSGDARILVATTVIEVGVNVPNATVMLIESAERFGLSQLHQLRGRVGRGGEQSYCILLTGNKVSNESAQRMKIMTSTSNGFVIAEEDLAMRGPGDLYGTRQSGTLKFKLADIVQDSAILEQTRQAAQFVVSEDPTLTSPKYAAIRNILLQQAQQSHWSKIS from the coding sequence ATTTTTGTTGGAAAGCACACAACGATCAGCAACCTCGCCTCCATATTAAGCTCCCCCGTTGAATACCTAAAAGGTGTCGGCCCCCAAAAAGGTGAAATGCTCCGGAAGGAGCTGGAGATAGCCACGTTCGAAGATCTGCTGCATCACTACCCCTACCGATATTTCGACCGTAGCAAACTTGATAAGGTTGCTTCTATCAACCAGAACACAGAATACGTGCAGCTGGTGGGCACACTTATCAATATCTACGAAGAAGGAACAGGCCGTAAACACCGATTGACGGCTACGTTGTATGACGACACAGGAAAGATTGAACTGATATGGTTCCAGGGAGCACAGTGGATGAAAAAATCGCTCCGCGACCATGAACGTTATATTGTGTTCGGAAAGGTTTCCTTTTTCAATGGCGTTCCCAACATAGCGCACCCAGAGATCGAGCTGCTAAGTTCAGAAACAGCCGTTGCCCAAATGCAACCTGTCTATCCTACGACAGAAAAGCTGAAGGCAAAAGGTATCAGCAATCGTTCATTCGCAAAGATCACTCAAAGCCTGTTTGAAAAAGTGCGTCCGGGCGATATACCGGAGATACTGCCTGTTGATATTCTAAGTCACTATCGTTTATGTAGCCGCTATCAAGCTATCCGGTGGATACATTTCCCGGACAGCGAAGAACACATGCAGGCTGCGCGATACAGGTTGAAGTGGGAGGAGCTATTTGCTTCTCAATTGCAGATCGCTCAGTTGCGGTTACAGCATACCATACAACCAGGCTACAAGTTTGAGAAAGTAGGCGACCACTTCAACGGCTTTTATAAAGAGCACCTACCCTTTCAATTAACAGGTGCGCAAAAGCGTGTTCTCAAAGAGATACGACATGATACTGCTACCGGTAAGCAGATGAATCGCCTGGTACAAGGTGATGTGGGTAGTGGTAAGACCATTGTCGCTGTCATGTCTATGCTGCTGGCAATGGATAATGGTTTCCAGGCCTGTCTTATGGCCCCAACCGAGATATTGGCCCAGCAACACTACCAAGGGGTAAAAGGCCTGCTTGAAAACATGGGAGTGCCCGTAGCAATTTTGACGGGGACAGTCAAAGGGAAAGACCGCAAGGATATTCTAAAGGGACTGGCAGATGGTAGCATTCCTATAGTGATCGGTACACATGCACTGATCGAAGAAAGCGTACAATTTGCCAATCTAGGGTTAGCAGTAATAGATGAGCAACATCGCTTTGGCGTAGGTCAACGTGCGCGGCTTTGGAAGAAAAATGAACGGGCTCCGCACGTGTTGGTTATGACGGCAACGCCGATTCCTCGGACGCTGGCCATGACGCTATATGGCGATCTTGACGTGTCCGTGATTGATGAACTCCCACCCGGAAGACAGGAGATAAAAACTGTACACCGCAATGAAATGCGCCGTGCTTTTGTGATGGATTTTATCCGAACTGAGATAAATAAGGACCGCCAGGCATATATCGTCTATCCACTTATCGAAGAGTCAGAAAAAGTAGACTACGAAAGTTTGCTGGCAGGCTATGAGCAGGTAAAAGTGTTTTTCCCCGAGGACAAATACAAGATATCGATGGTGCATGGTAAGCAGGAAGCGGCGCTACGCCAGCGCAACATGGAGCGGTTCGTAAGCGGAGACGCACGGATACTGGTGGCTACAACTGTGATTGAAGTCGGTGTCAATGTGCCTAACGCCACAGTTATGCTCATTGAGAGTGCTGAGCGTTTTGGACTTTCTCAACTGCATCAGTTACGCGGGCGCGTTGGTCGCGGCGGTGAACAATCGTATTGCATACTGCTTACCGGCAACAAAGTTTCAAACGAAAGCGCCCAGCGGATGAAGATCATGACGTCGACCAGCAATGGGTTCGTCATTGCCGAGGAGGACCTAGCCATGCGTGGGCCCGGCGACCTGTACGGCACCCGCCAAAGCGGAACCTTGAAATTCAAACTTGCCGACATAGTGCAAGATTCTGCCATATTAGAACAAACCCGGCAAGCTGCACAATTCGTTGTTTCTGAGGACCCTACGCTTACCTCACCAAAATATGCAGCAATTCGCAATATACTCCTGCAACAAGCTCAGCAATCCCACTGGAGCAAAATAAGCTGA
- a CDS encoding DHA2 family efflux MFS transporter permease subunit → MTEQGSLVEYGFRRVIITITAIFCALLEIVDTTIVNVALNEMRGNLGATLTEVAWVITAYAIANVIIVPMTSWLSQQFGRRNYFAASIIIFTVASFLCGNATNIWELVAFRFIQGLGGGALLVTSQTIITESYPPEKRGMAQAIYGLGVIIGPTLGPPLGGYIVDHFSWPYIFYINIPIGVIATLLTLQFVKSPKYAEKTSKSDIDWWGIAFLAMAVGSLQYVLERGQEDDWFNSTAIILTTITAFLGFYFFIWRELTFRNPIVELRVLKNGNLRIGTILSFILGFGLYGSTFIIPLYTQATLGWTAQQSGMLMIPAALTTAFMMPIIGNLLQKGVPQQYLIAGGMLLFFVYSFWGYKILTPDTSSDSFFWMLIVRGIGMGMLFIPITTMSLSTLKGREIGQGASFTGMMRQLGGSFGIALITTFMARQTVTHRGALVSNLDINDPGVIQRIKGIQASFMAKGMSPDVALQSAYKLMDYSVSKQASVLSYMDVFLYIGIMFLLCIPFILMIKTNKKNKVDISEAMH, encoded by the coding sequence ATGACAGAACAAGGTTCGTTAGTAGAATATGGATTCCGGCGTGTGATCATCACCATCACGGCAATATTTTGCGCGCTGCTGGAGATCGTCGACACAACCATCGTGAACGTTGCCCTGAATGAAATGCGTGGTAACCTTGGTGCAACACTAACTGAGGTAGCGTGGGTTATCACGGCATATGCTATCGCGAACGTGATCATCGTGCCGATGACCAGCTGGCTGTCGCAACAGTTTGGCAGACGCAACTATTTCGCTGCATCGATCATCATCTTTACCGTAGCGTCGTTTCTATGTGGTAATGCCACCAATATCTGGGAGCTGGTAGCATTCCGTTTCATACAGGGTCTTGGAGGTGGCGCCCTCCTGGTAACATCCCAAACCATTATTACAGAAAGTTATCCACCCGAAAAACGAGGTATGGCTCAGGCTATATATGGCTTGGGGGTGATTATCGGCCCGACACTTGGTCCGCCACTTGGTGGCTACATCGTTGATCACTTTTCATGGCCATATATTTTCTATATCAACATACCGATCGGCGTTATTGCTACCCTGCTTACGCTGCAGTTTGTTAAGAGCCCCAAATATGCAGAAAAGACCAGTAAATCAGATATTGACTGGTGGGGTATCGCCTTCCTCGCTATGGCGGTAGGATCGCTCCAATATGTACTGGAACGGGGCCAAGAAGATGACTGGTTCAATAGCACTGCTATCATTTTGACGACAATCACCGCATTTCTCGGTTTTTACTTCTTCATTTGGCGTGAGCTGACATTTAGAAACCCTATTGTAGAACTGCGGGTATTGAAAAACGGCAACCTGCGGATAGGGACTATCCTTTCGTTCATACTTGGGTTTGGCTTGTATGGTTCAACATTTATCATCCCGCTTTACACACAGGCTACTTTAGGATGGACTGCACAACAATCGGGTATGCTCATGATCCCGGCGGCATTAACCACCGCTTTCATGATGCCGATCATCGGTAACCTTTTACAAAAAGGCGTGCCTCAGCAATACCTGATAGCCGGCGGTATGCTGTTATTCTTTGTTTACAGCTTCTGGGGTTATAAGATATTAACACCAGACACCAGTTCTGACTCGTTTTTCTGGATGCTGATAGTGCGTGGCATAGGTATGGGTATGCTATTCATACCTATTACAACCATGTCACTCTCGACGCTAAAAGGACGTGAGATCGGCCAGGGAGCTTCGTTTACCGGCATGATGCGCCAGTTGGGCGGCTCCTTTGGCATCGCGCTTATCACCACATTTATGGCGCGACAAACTGTGACACATAGGGGTGCTTTGGTGAGTAACCTGGATATAAATGATCCTGGTGTGATCCAGCGTATCAAAGGCATACAGGCTTCGTTTATGGCTAAAGGCATGTCACCGGATGTGGCTTTACAGAGTGCCTACAAACTGATGGATTACTCTGTAAGCAAACAGGCATCAGTACTTTCTTATATGGACGTGTTCCTGTACATAGGTATTATGTTCCTTTTGTGTATACCATTTATCCTGATGATCAAAACCAACAAGAAGAACAAAGTAGATATTTCGGAAGCAATGCACTAG
- a CDS encoding HlyD family secretion protein — protein sequence MENVKEAKKTISITKEEQAPKKSNKRFAVVLGLLVLGGAAFGLTKYVHSMHHEDTDDAQVEASISPVIPRVSGFVTEVRVADNQKVKKGDVLFVLDDRDLRIKLDQAEAALAAAQGGLHVAEATTSASKANVASSQANVSTVDAQIETAKINVWRATQDYNRYANLVKDHSITQQQYEQALAQKQTAEHQLQVLQEQKNAAARQTTAVASQSNATAEQIGVANATIKQRMADVENAKLNLSYATIVAPEDGVISKVNVQSGQFVQAGQTMFSIVMDKPMWVVANFKETQLDKMKMGQKVLVHVDAFPGHELEAKVTSFSPATGAKFALLPPDNASGNFVKVVQRVPVKIEFTNPADKTVKQLRPGMNVNVDVHLD from the coding sequence ATGGAAAACGTTAAAGAAGCTAAGAAAACCATCTCGATCACTAAGGAAGAGCAGGCGCCTAAAAAAAGCAACAAGCGGTTTGCCGTAGTGCTGGGATTACTGGTGTTGGGTGGCGCAGCGTTCGGCCTGACCAAGTACGTTCATTCAATGCACCATGAAGACACCGACGATGCGCAGGTAGAAGCCAGCATCAGCCCGGTGATACCACGAGTATCCGGTTTTGTAACCGAAGTTCGCGTGGCTGATAACCAGAAGGTGAAGAAAGGCGATGTATTGTTTGTACTGGATGACCGCGACCTGAGGATCAAGCTGGATCAAGCCGAGGCTGCACTGGCTGCGGCACAGGGCGGTCTGCACGTAGCTGAAGCTACAACAAGCGCATCTAAAGCAAACGTTGCATCTTCACAAGCAAACGTTTCTACAGTAGACGCGCAGATCGAGACAGCTAAAATTAATGTTTGGCGTGCTACGCAAGACTATAACCGTTACGCCAACCTGGTAAAAGACCATTCAATTACCCAACAGCAATACGAGCAAGCGCTGGCGCAAAAACAAACTGCTGAACATCAACTGCAGGTACTGCAGGAGCAAAAAAACGCTGCAGCTCGCCAAACTACTGCTGTAGCTTCTCAAAGCAATGCTACCGCTGAACAGATCGGTGTAGCCAACGCGACCATAAAACAGCGTATGGCTGATGTAGAGAACGCTAAGCTCAATCTTTCTTATGCTACGATAGTAGCCCCGGAAGATGGAGTTATCTCTAAGGTAAACGTTCAATCAGGTCAGTTCGTTCAGGCAGGTCAAACGATGTTCAGCATTGTGATGGATAAACCGATGTGGGTTGTGGCAAACTTTAAGGAGACACAGCTCGATAAAATGAAAATGGGCCAAAAAGTACTGGTACATGTCGACGCATTTCCTGGTCACGAATTAGAGGCGAAAGTAACCTCATTCTCGCCTGCCACAGGTGCAAAATTCGCCTTGCTGCCTCCGGATAACGCTTCGGGCAACTTCGTAAAAGTCGTGCAGCGTGTACCGGTAAAAATCGAGTTCACTAATCCTGCAGACAAGACAGTTAAACAGCTGCGTCCGGGTATGAATGTGAACGTAGATGTTCATTTAGACTAA
- a CDS encoding DUF1343 domain-containing protein, which translates to MTRWFLYSFTILLFFGSITTGCAQPKNKQEATSAPAAVVTGAERMNEYLPLLKGKKVGLIINQTSIVGDSSLLDTLVSLDVNVKKVFVPEHGFRGLAAAGEKIENEKDKKTGLPIISLYGNNKKPTKHQLKGIDVLIYDLQDVGVRFYTYISTLQYAMEACAENDIQLIVLDRPNPNGFYIDGPVLDTSLRSFVGMQPVPIVYGMTAGEYAKMLVGERWFEGAEKLDMNVIACANYDHKTKYELPVPPSPNLRNMTAIYCYPTLCLFEGTVVSVGRGSDKPFQQWGHPKFKGKSGFWFKPVPVWGQKIDPPYAYQEVYGQALALNPDEALRLLRYSVRTTWLARAYDWYPEKDKFFNNFFEKLAGTYELRKQIENKIPEAEIQASWKPGINAFKQIRKKYLLYTDFE; encoded by the coding sequence ATGACTCGTTGGTTTTTATACAGTTTTACGATATTACTATTTTTTGGCAGCATCACTACCGGGTGCGCCCAACCTAAAAACAAGCAGGAAGCGACTTCGGCGCCCGCAGCGGTGGTTACAGGTGCGGAACGCATGAACGAATACCTGCCCCTGCTGAAGGGGAAGAAGGTAGGATTGATTATCAACCAAACCTCTATTGTTGGTGATAGCTCGTTGCTGGATACGCTAGTTTCTCTTGACGTGAATGTGAAGAAGGTCTTTGTACCTGAACATGGTTTTCGCGGACTGGCTGCTGCCGGGGAGAAGATAGAGAATGAAAAGGACAAGAAAACCGGTCTGCCTATCATATCCTTATACGGTAACAACAAAAAACCTACAAAACATCAATTGAAAGGTATTGATGTGTTGATATACGATCTGCAGGACGTGGGTGTACGTTTCTATACTTACATATCCACGCTGCAGTATGCTATGGAGGCGTGCGCCGAAAACGATATTCAACTGATAGTGCTTGACAGGCCGAACCCTAATGGCTTTTATATCGATGGTCCGGTTCTGGATACTTCTTTACGGTCGTTTGTTGGCATGCAGCCTGTTCCTATTGTCTATGGTATGACGGCAGGTGAATATGCAAAAATGCTTGTAGGGGAGCGCTGGTTTGAGGGGGCAGAGAAATTGGACATGAATGTGATCGCCTGCGCCAACTACGATCACAAAACCAAATATGAACTTCCGGTTCCTCCGTCGCCCAATTTAAGGAACATGACGGCGATTTATTGCTATCCAACCCTCTGCCTGTTCGAAGGAACGGTAGTAAGCGTGGGACGAGGTTCTGACAAACCTTTCCAGCAATGGGGACACCCCAAATTCAAAGGCAAGTCAGGTTTCTGGTTTAAACCAGTACCGGTATGGGGACAAAAAATAGACCCTCCTTATGCTTACCAGGAAGTATATGGGCAGGCCCTGGCCTTAAATCCCGATGAAGCATTAAGGCTGCTGCGCTATAGTGTGAGGACCACATGGCTGGCTCGTGCCTACGACTGGTATCCCGAAAAAGATAAGTTCTTCAATAACTTTTTTGAGAAGCTGGCAGGTACGTACGAACTGCGAAAGCAAATAGAGAACAAAATTCCGGAGGCTGAGATACAGGCTTCATGGAAACCAGGCATTAATGCATTTAAACAGATAAGGAAGAAATACCTGCTTTACACCGATTTTGAGTAA